Proteins encoded within one genomic window of Gloeobacter kilaueensis JS1:
- the pstC gene encoding phosphate ABC transporter permease subunit PstC: protein MQTQPTSQIPLAQDLKSGGGTFQADTLARGLFQVAALAVVGTLIWMTVVIAINAMPAISKFGLQFLVNTTWDPVSEEFGGLSFVFGTIASSLVAMLLAVPVGLGIAIFLTEDFLPEGLLTPIAFMVELLAAIPSVVYGLWGIFVMVPVIRVVETFLNQYFGWIKVGDKSIFGTPYGPGLLTAGVLLAIMILPTIASISRDVLKAIPRSLRNASLALGATRWETIFRVMLPAASSGVVGACVLGLGRALGETMAVTMVIGNTPQIDWSIFAPAYTISALLANEFAEANTPVHIGSLFFAGLLLFIVTLLVNIFAELFVRKVSLERQ from the coding sequence ATGCAGACACAACCGACCAGTCAAATCCCCCTCGCCCAGGATCTCAAATCCGGCGGTGGAACGTTCCAGGCCGATACCCTTGCCCGTGGGCTTTTTCAGGTAGCGGCTCTGGCGGTGGTGGGCACTCTTATCTGGATGACGGTGGTGATCGCCATCAACGCGATGCCCGCCATCTCTAAATTTGGCCTCCAATTTCTGGTCAACACGACCTGGGATCCGGTTTCAGAAGAATTTGGTGGCCTGAGCTTCGTCTTCGGCACGATCGCCAGCTCCCTCGTCGCCATGCTTCTGGCGGTGCCCGTCGGTCTTGGGATCGCTATTTTTTTGACCGAAGACTTTCTACCGGAGGGGCTGCTCACCCCGATCGCCTTCATGGTCGAGCTGCTTGCGGCGATCCCGAGCGTCGTCTATGGCCTCTGGGGCATCTTTGTCATGGTGCCTGTGATTCGGGTGGTCGAGACGTTTCTCAACCAGTACTTTGGCTGGATCAAAGTCGGTGACAAGTCGATCTTCGGCACGCCCTACGGCCCTGGCCTGCTCACCGCCGGGGTGCTTCTGGCGATTATGATCTTGCCTACGATCGCTTCGATCAGCCGCGACGTCCTCAAGGCGATCCCCCGCAGCCTGCGCAACGCCTCGCTTGCCCTCGGGGCGACCCGCTGGGAGACGATCTTCAGAGTCATGTTGCCGGCGGCCTCCTCGGGGGTTGTCGGTGCCTGCGTGCTGGGTCTGGGCCGGGCCCTGGGCGAGACGATGGCGGTGACGATGGTGATTGGCAACACGCCGCAGATCGACTGGTCGATCTTTGCTCCTGCCTACACGATCTCAGCCCTGCTCGCCAACGAATTTGCCGAGGCCAACACGCCTGTACACATTGGTTCGCTGTTTTTTGCCGGGCTGCTGCTTTTTATCGTGACGCTGCTGGTCAACATCTTCGCCGAACTGTTCGTGCGCAAAGTTTCGCTGGAGCGCCAGTAA
- the purS gene encoding phosphoribosylformylglycinamidine synthase subunit PurS — MYYKATIRVTLRPSVLDPAGVAVRSGLQQLGYTGVSNVRIGKYIELELEATDDAEARRQIDRLCDQMLANPVIEVYKFEIAALEAAAR; from the coding sequence ATGTACTACAAAGCAACGATTCGAGTGACGCTGCGGCCCTCCGTTCTCGATCCTGCTGGCGTCGCTGTGCGTTCGGGGCTGCAGCAGCTGGGATACACCGGCGTTTCCAACGTTCGTATAGGCAAATACATCGAACTGGAGCTGGAGGCCACCGACGATGCCGAGGCGCGGCGGCAGATCGATCGCCTCTGCGACCAGATGCTCGCCAACCCGGTAATCGAAGTCTACAAGTTCGAGATCGCCGCCCTCGAAGCAGCGGCCCGCTAA
- the pstA gene encoding phosphate ABC transporter permease PstA — MTATASSRPASDDLTQPLEVGRSLFNSGMTVLSAIFTLLAIVPLFSVLIYVLIQGFSSLSPAIFTALPAPAGSPGGGFGNAIEGTLLMVGIATLISVPFGVLSGIYLSEYARDAGGLIQAIRFGVNVLAGVPSIIIGVFAYGVVVLSTKTFSAYAGGFALAILMLPIIVRTTEEALKLVPWELRLGSLGLGANRFNTIARVIVPAALPGIVTGVMLSVSRAAGETAPLLFTALFSQYWVEKPGQPTASLAVLIFNYATTPYRDLQQKAWGASLLLLILVLIISITARFVFRRRF, encoded by the coding sequence ATGACAGCTACAGCTTCTTCCAGACCCGCGTCGGACGATCTCACCCAGCCGCTTGAGGTTGGGCGTTCGCTTTTTAATAGCGGCATGACGGTCCTCTCGGCGATCTTCACGCTGCTTGCGATCGTCCCGCTTTTTTCGGTGCTCATCTACGTGCTCATCCAGGGCTTTTCTTCCCTGAGCCCGGCTATCTTCACCGCACTGCCGGCCCCCGCCGGCAGCCCCGGCGGCGGGTTCGGCAACGCGATCGAGGGTACGCTGCTCATGGTCGGGATCGCCACTTTAATAAGCGTTCCCTTCGGTGTGCTCTCGGGCATTTATCTTTCGGAGTACGCCCGCGACGCCGGAGGGCTCATCCAGGCGATTCGCTTCGGGGTCAACGTTCTGGCAGGCGTGCCGTCGATCATCATCGGCGTCTTCGCCTACGGCGTCGTGGTGCTGTCCACCAAGACCTTCTCGGCCTACGCCGGCGGTTTTGCCCTGGCAATCTTGATGCTGCCGATCATCGTGCGCACCACCGAGGAGGCGCTCAAGCTGGTTCCCTGGGAGTTGCGCCTGGGCTCGCTCGGGCTGGGAGCCAACCGCTTCAATACGATCGCTCGCGTGATTGTCCCGGCGGCTCTGCCGGGGATCGTCACCGGTGTGATGCTCTCGGTCTCGCGGGCCGCCGGTGAGACGGCCCCGCTGCTATTTACGGCTCTTTTTAGCCAGTACTGGGTAGAAAAGCCTGGGCAGCCCACAGCGTCGCTGGCGGTGCTTATCTTCAACTACGCAACTACCCCTTACAGAGATCTGCAGCAAAAGGCGTGGGGAGCTTCCCTGTTGCTGCTCATCCTGGTGCTCATCATCAGCATCACCGCCCGCTTTGTCTTCCGGCGTCGTTTTTAA
- a CDS encoding chromophore lyase CpcT/CpeT — protein sequence MQVARALVPVLAGLLAGGAVSAAPVPVAGQVKEVAERLTGIMATTQQSLADPKRPDVRMTTCGVSLSGAAPSAIYLYQEQAMSKELGDPYRQRLLRIAPSPDGQAVESAGFKLVDQKAFSGFCNKPPAERLVPQAALDTAPTCVVLIQPEGENYRGKTPGDGCPTRVRGAERITNEIVLYKDGMDTQDRGFDAQGHQVWGAKEQPYQFRRLTP from the coding sequence ATGCAGGTTGCAAGAGCGTTGGTGCCGGTGCTGGCCGGTTTGCTCGCAGGCGGTGCAGTCTCTGCCGCACCAGTGCCGGTCGCTGGGCAGGTCAAAGAGGTGGCGGAGCGGCTGACGGGGATCATGGCGACGACGCAGCAGTCGCTCGCCGATCCCAAGCGGCCAGACGTGCGGATGACGACCTGTGGGGTGAGCCTGAGTGGCGCTGCTCCGTCGGCGATCTATCTCTACCAGGAGCAGGCGATGTCGAAGGAACTGGGGGATCCCTATCGGCAGCGCCTGCTGCGCATCGCCCCCAGCCCGGATGGCCAGGCGGTCGAATCGGCGGGCTTCAAACTGGTCGATCAAAAGGCTTTCAGCGGTTTTTGCAACAAACCTCCTGCCGAGCGGCTCGTGCCCCAGGCCGCCCTCGATACTGCCCCTACCTGTGTGGTGCTTATCCAGCCAGAAGGAGAGAACTATCGAGGCAAAACCCCCGGCGACGGTTGTCCGACCAGAGTGCGGGGAGCCGAGCGGATCACCAACGAGATCGTGCTCTACAAAGACGGCATGGATACCCAGGATCGCGGTTTCGATGCCCAGGGCCATCAAGTCTGGGGGGCAAAAGAACAGCCCTACCAGTTCCGGAGGCTCACTCCCTGA
- the glmU gene encoding bifunctional UDP-N-acetylglucosamine diphosphorylase/glucosamine-1-phosphate N-acetyltransferase GlmU, giving the protein MVADLAAIVLAAGRGTRMRSSLPKVLHTLSGRTILERVLANLEALAIERCYVVVGYGGEQIEAHLGSQSQVHFVEQAEQRGTGHAVQQVLPYLAGFGGQVLILNGDAPLLRPETLRALVEVQRASGAEATILTARLADPTGYGRVFLGDDGCVQRVVEHRDCSDFERRNPLINAGIYCYSWPHLAAVLPDLRPENDQAELYLPDTLALLAQVRAFEVGDAQEVFGINDRVQLAEAGRILNERTLARLMRAGVTIVDPASVTIDETVEVAPDAVIEPQSHLRGRTRVAAGCRIGPGSLLEDAVIEAGAEIFYSIVRGSQVGPGTSVGPYAHLRAASEVGAHCRIGNFVEIKNTTVGAHTNAAHLSYLGDASVGERVNFGGGTVIANYDGRDKHRTEIADGVGTGANSVLVAPLKLGPGVYVAAGSTVTEDVAAGMVIARPRQQVKPDWQPRWQRDT; this is encoded by the coding sequence ATGGTAGCAGATCTGGCGGCAATTGTTCTGGCGGCGGGCAGGGGCACGCGAATGCGCTCGTCCCTGCCGAAGGTGCTCCATACCCTTTCAGGCCGAACGATCCTCGAGCGGGTGCTGGCCAACTTAGAAGCGCTGGCGATCGAGCGCTGCTACGTCGTCGTCGGCTATGGCGGCGAACAGATCGAAGCGCACCTGGGATCGCAGTCTCAGGTTCACTTTGTCGAGCAGGCTGAGCAGCGGGGAACGGGCCATGCCGTGCAGCAGGTGCTGCCGTATCTAGCAGGCTTCGGCGGTCAGGTGCTAATCCTCAACGGCGATGCGCCCCTGCTGCGCCCCGAGACGCTGCGGGCCCTGGTCGAGGTCCAGCGCGCCAGTGGTGCTGAGGCGACGATCCTCACAGCCCGGCTGGCAGATCCGACAGGCTATGGCCGCGTGTTCTTGGGCGACGACGGCTGCGTGCAGCGGGTGGTCGAGCACCGCGACTGCAGCGACTTCGAGCGCCGCAATCCGCTCATCAACGCCGGCATCTACTGCTACAGCTGGCCCCACCTGGCGGCGGTGCTGCCCGACCTGCGCCCCGAGAACGACCAGGCGGAATTGTATCTGCCTGACACGCTTGCTCTGCTCGCCCAGGTGCGGGCTTTTGAGGTTGGCGACGCTCAGGAAGTCTTTGGGATCAACGACCGCGTTCAGCTCGCTGAAGCGGGCCGCATTCTCAACGAGCGCACCCTGGCGCGGCTGATGCGTGCCGGAGTGACGATCGTCGATCCGGCGAGTGTGACCATCGACGAGACCGTCGAAGTGGCCCCGGACGCAGTGATCGAGCCGCAGTCCCATCTAAGAGGTAGAACCCGCGTCGCCGCCGGTTGCCGGATTGGCCCCGGCAGTCTGCTGGAGGATGCCGTCATCGAAGCCGGCGCAGAAATCTTCTATTCGATCGTGCGCGGCTCACAGGTGGGGCCGGGCACGAGCGTCGGGCCTTACGCCCACCTGCGCGCCGCCAGCGAAGTAGGCGCGCACTGCCGGATCGGCAACTTCGTCGAGATCAAAAATACTACCGTCGGTGCCCACACCAACGCCGCTCACCTGAGCTACCTGGGCGATGCCAGCGTGGGTGAACGGGTGAATTTTGGGGGCGGGACGGTTATTGCCAACTACGACGGGCGCGACAAGCACCGCACCGAGATCGCGGACGGCGTGGGTACCGGAGCCAACTCGGTGCTGGTTGCTCCCCTCAAGCTCGGTCCCGGCGTCTACGTCGCCGCTGGTTCTACGGTCACCGAAGATGTGGCCGCCGGAATGGTGATCGCCCGCCCTCGCCAGCAGGTCAAGCCCGACTGGCAGCCCAGATGGCAACGCGACACCTAA
- a CDS encoding phage holin family protein produces MQRPAEPSLKELIAELVGQFERLVAQHIQLARQELTADGQRLAFWAGGAVLGLLLLVLGLAFVGVALLVCLQLVLPVWAAAIAVASLFLLSGAVIASGSLRNLRRNTAGRALEEAQETITWLTRRK; encoded by the coding sequence GTGCAAAGACCCGCCGAGCCGAGCCTCAAAGAACTGATCGCCGAACTGGTGGGCCAGTTCGAGCGGCTGGTTGCCCAACATATCCAGCTGGCGCGCCAGGAGTTGACCGCCGATGGCCAGAGGCTCGCTTTCTGGGCCGGTGGGGCAGTGCTCGGGCTCCTGCTGCTGGTGCTCGGGCTGGCCTTCGTCGGCGTCGCTCTGCTCGTCTGTCTACAGCTGGTGCTGCCGGTGTGGGCAGCAGCGATCGCCGTCGCTTCGCTATTTTTGCTGAGCGGTGCTGTAATTGCCAGTGGCTCGCTGCGCAACCTCAGGCGCAACACCGCAGGCAGAGCCCTCGAAGAAGCCCAGGAGACGATTACATGGCTGACACGCAGGAAATAA
- a CDS encoding tyrosine-type recombinase/integrase — protein MAVLPEKLQPEQIAQVLAGLPGDRIGLRDRAVVLACYAGGLQLAEVAGSRLGDLDFAAALWRVGARTIPLDAPFYRALSNYVRLARPALLGKCRWDTLFLSQRGSPLSTRALQERLGHYGLSPQLLRNSYIAHLLAGGADAQIVQVLVGHRSAAAALNHRPLAPQGLRRICELAHPRAPSQSDR, from the coding sequence GTGGCTGTGCTGCCTGAGAAGTTGCAACCGGAGCAGATTGCCCAGGTGCTCGCCGGACTGCCGGGGGATCGCATCGGTCTACGAGATCGGGCAGTGGTGCTGGCCTGTTACGCCGGCGGTCTGCAACTGGCGGAGGTAGCCGGTAGCCGCCTGGGAGATCTCGATTTTGCCGCTGCCCTCTGGCGGGTCGGTGCGCGGACGATCCCCCTCGATGCGCCCTTTTATAGAGCCTTGAGCAACTACGTGCGCCTTGCTCGCCCCGCGTTGCTGGGGAAGTGCCGCTGGGACACACTTTTTCTCTCGCAGCGGGGAAGCCCCCTCAGTACCCGTGCCCTACAGGAGCGGTTGGGCCACTACGGCCTCTCGCCCCAGCTGCTGCGCAACAGTTACATAGCCCACCTGCTCGCTGGCGGCGCAGACGCTCAGATCGTGCAGGTGCTCGTGGGCCACCGCAGTGCGGCTGCGGCGCTAAACCACCGGCCCCTGGCACCCCAGGGTCTGCGCCGCATTTGTGAGCTGGCCCATCCGCGTGCCCCTAGCCAAAGCGACCGGTGA
- a CDS encoding M91 family zinc metallopeptidase — MGEEQEYFSDDYAPGEEEESYDGDGEQVADASGDEEPLEASESEYALADQQGTEEYDSGSEGEFFDSPLTFLPDGEQDSDNPDDSYGLLTTFDSDQDDNGSSLLNTFDPQTDEGFGSAEHPEDQPFNLSPAEEENGSERAPGFSETRDADGNITITGTDGDDNLRVSQHTSTIDLGSINLFGSEIDLGQISMVDGVTVTDGEGRSRDYLGDAANRLSIHGGDGDDNLQVDANVRNNIGLFGDGGNDVLTGGAGDDVIKGGDGNDTIAGGAGRDYIEGNAGDDNIYGNEGNDIIYGGRGNDNLNGNEGDDYLEGGKGDDFVTGNEGNDTVSGGRGNDELWGAEGNDVIYTGEGNDRAFGSAGDDRIYAGADDEVDGGAGTNDIQRIEFGGDLGTRLNFDRNVDVDGDAVTDRPLTDEEYDEFRDRVEDDIDQHRSSPMGQQMLRDYDASGHDVTFRRIDNDNGYADWANRLNPSAPQPILGPNGELGTGQDVTIGYNPSFAPILSGKEETPNEVLHHEMSHGWDMLRGMLQRGTYTGSDEAQPVPNSERQAVGLPHTGPAFDNDLNPSTPPQNGNPDYATERGYSQELGRSLRPSYSGSFEANGPGPSR; from the coding sequence ATGGGCGAAGAGCAAGAGTATTTTTCCGATGACTACGCACCCGGCGAAGAAGAGGAGTCCTACGACGGGGATGGCGAGCAAGTCGCCGATGCCAGCGGCGACGAGGAGCCGTTGGAAGCATCTGAATCAGAGTACGCTCTGGCCGACCAACAGGGCACAGAAGAATACGATTCCGGTTCTGAAGGAGAGTTCTTCGATAGTCCGCTCACCTTTTTGCCGGACGGTGAGCAGGACAGCGACAATCCGGACGACAGCTACGGGCTTTTGACCACCTTCGATAGCGATCAAGACGACAATGGCTCTTCGTTATTGAATACCTTCGATCCGCAGACCGACGAAGGTTTCGGTAGCGCTGAGCACCCCGAAGACCAGCCCTTTAACTTGAGCCCAGCCGAGGAAGAGAATGGGTCAGAGCGAGCACCGGGCTTCAGCGAGACCCGCGACGCGGACGGCAATATCACGATCACCGGCACCGACGGCGACGACAACCTGCGCGTCAGCCAGCACACGAGCACGATCGACCTGGGCTCGATCAACCTCTTCGGCAGCGAGATCGACCTCGGTCAGATCAGCATGGTAGACGGCGTAACTGTTACCGACGGCGAAGGGCGCAGCCGCGACTACCTGGGCGACGCGGCCAACCGTCTGTCGATCCACGGCGGCGACGGCGACGACAACCTCCAAGTCGATGCCAACGTGCGCAACAACATCGGCCTTTTCGGCGATGGCGGCAACGACGTGCTCACCGGCGGTGCAGGCGACGATGTCATAAAAGGCGGCGACGGCAACGACACGATCGCCGGTGGAGCCGGGCGCGACTACATCGAAGGCAACGCCGGGGATGACAACATCTATGGCAACGAGGGCAACGACATCATCTACGGTGGCCGGGGCAACGACAACCTCAACGGCAACGAAGGGGACGACTACCTCGAAGGGGGCAAAGGCGACGATTTTGTTACCGGCAACGAGGGCAACGACACGGTCTCCGGCGGTCGCGGCAACGATGAACTCTGGGGAGCCGAAGGCAACGACGTGATCTACACCGGCGAGGGCAACGACCGCGCCTTCGGTTCGGCGGGCGACGATCGGATCTACGCCGGAGCGGACGACGAAGTAGATGGCGGTGCCGGTACCAACGATATTCAGCGCATCGAATTTGGCGGCGATCTCGGCACCCGGCTCAACTTCGATCGCAACGTCGATGTCGATGGTGACGCCGTTACCGACCGCCCACTTACCGACGAAGAGTACGACGAATTTCGTGACCGCGTCGAAGATGACATCGACCAGCACCGCTCCTCGCCCATGGGCCAGCAGATGCTGCGCGACTACGATGCGAGCGGCCACGACGTCACCTTCCGCCGCATCGACAACGACAACGGCTACGCCGACTGGGCCAACCGCCTCAACCCCAGTGCGCCGCAGCCCATCCTCGGGCCGAACGGCGAACTTGGCACCGGCCAGGATGTGACAATTGGCTACAACCCCAGCTTCGCCCCGATCCTCTCCGGCAAAGAAGAAACCCCCAACGAGGTGCTGCACCACGAGATGTCCCACGGCTGGGACATGCTGCGGGGAATGCTCCAGCGCGGCACTTACACGGGCAGCGACGAGGCGCAACCGGTGCCCAACTCCGAACGCCAGGCAGTGGGTTTACCTCACACCGGACCGGCCTTCGACAACGACCTCAACCCCTCCACGCCGCCCCAGAACGGCAACCCGGACTACGCCACCGAGCGCGGTTACAGTCAGGAATTGGGCCGCAGCCTGCGGCCCAGCTACAGCGGCAGCTTCGAGGCGAACGGCCCCGGTCCTAGCCGCTAG
- the pstS gene encoding phosphate ABC transporter substrate-binding protein PstS, translating to MQTHKWTRRAFGAVIAAAALASPLMTQMALALTLSGAGATFPQPLYEKWFFEYNKKNPDVKISYQGIGSGGGINQFTNKTVDFGASDAAMNDEQLQKAGGAQKVLMLPLTAGAVAVTYNLPGVKSGLKLTRLALVNIFLGKITKWNDPAIASVNRDVKLPDLPVAVVRRSDGSGTTFIFTNHLSAIKGSDWGDKVGKGTSVNWPTGIGAKGNQGISAQVQQTPGAIGYVEYAYATENNLPVAAVENREGKFVLPSVPATKAALDGTKYPENFRVFIEDPDGPASYPIVGLTWLLVYKDNADKSKAAEIGKFVDWALTEGQQYVEPLKYTPLPPALAERVKKAADQIK from the coding sequence ATGCAGACCCACAAATGGACCCGCAGGGCTTTCGGCGCGGTGATTGCAGCGGCGGCACTCGCCTCACCTTTGATGACGCAGATGGCGCTTGCCCTCACTCTCAGTGGGGCCGGTGCCACCTTCCCGCAGCCCCTCTACGAAAAGTGGTTCTTTGAGTACAACAAAAAAAATCCGGACGTCAAGATCAGCTACCAGGGCATCGGTAGCGGCGGTGGGATCAACCAGTTCACCAACAAGACCGTCGATTTTGGCGCTTCCGACGCGGCGATGAACGACGAGCAACTGCAAAAGGCGGGCGGTGCCCAAAAAGTGCTGATGCTGCCGCTCACCGCCGGGGCCGTCGCCGTCACCTACAACCTGCCGGGTGTCAAATCTGGTCTCAAACTCACCCGCCTGGCCCTGGTCAACATCTTCCTGGGTAAGATCACCAAGTGGAACGATCCGGCGATCGCCTCGGTCAACCGCGATGTCAAGCTGCCGGATCTGCCGGTGGCCGTGGTGCGGCGCTCCGACGGTTCCGGCACAACGTTTATCTTCACCAACCACCTCTCGGCGATTAAAGGCTCCGATTGGGGCGACAAAGTGGGCAAGGGCACCTCGGTCAACTGGCCCACCGGCATCGGTGCCAAGGGCAACCAGGGTATCTCCGCCCAGGTGCAGCAGACGCCCGGTGCGATCGGTTACGTCGAGTACGCCTACGCCACCGAGAACAACCTGCCGGTCGCCGCTGTCGAAAACCGCGAGGGCAAGTTCGTCCTGCCCTCGGTGCCCGCTACCAAGGCGGCCCTCGATGGTACCAAGTACCCCGAAAACTTCCGCGTCTTTATCGAAGATCCCGACGGTCCCGCTTCCTATCCGATCGTTGGTCTCACCTGGCTATTGGTCTATAAGGACAATGCCGACAAGTCGAAGGCTGCCGAGATTGGCAAGTTCGTCGACTGGGCACTTACCGAGGGCCAGCAGTACGTCGAGCCCCTCAAGTACACGCCGCTTCCTCCCGCCCTCGCGGAGCGGGTGAAGAAGGCCGCCGACCAGATCAAGTAA
- the pstB gene encoding phosphate ABC transporter ATP-binding protein PstB, translating to MNSDQLQADPTGTRVGIAYKVRNMAFFYGGVKKALDNINVDLASRAVTAIIGPSGCGKSTFLKSLNRIAEAETKVRIDGQIELFGQNIYDPVVNLTRLRRRVGMVFQRPNPFPMSIFDNIAYGPRVFGMKGNLAEIVESSLKKAALWNEVKDNLKKSALGLSGGQQQRLCIARSLAVNPDVLLMDEPCSALDPIATLRIEELIESLREQLTIIIVTHNMQQAGRCSQYTLFFNTDESRIGQLVEAGPTRDIFFSPKDKRTEDYITGRFG from the coding sequence ATGAACAGCGACCAACTGCAAGCAGATCCTACCGGCACCAGAGTCGGTATCGCCTACAAAGTCCGCAACATGGCCTTCTTCTACGGGGGCGTTAAAAAGGCTCTCGACAACATCAACGTCGATCTCGCTTCCAGGGCGGTGACGGCGATCATCGGCCCTTCCGGCTGCGGCAAATCTACGTTTCTCAAGTCGCTCAACCGCATCGCCGAAGCGGAGACCAAGGTGCGCATCGACGGCCAGATCGAGCTATTCGGTCAGAATATCTACGATCCGGTCGTCAACCTCACCAGGCTGCGCCGCCGGGTCGGCATGGTCTTCCAGCGGCCCAACCCCTTTCCGATGTCGATCTTCGACAACATTGCCTACGGGCCCCGCGTCTTCGGAATGAAGGGCAACCTCGCTGAAATCGTTGAATCGAGTCTCAAAAAGGCCGCCCTCTGGAACGAAGTCAAGGACAACCTCAAAAAATCGGCCCTGGGCCTCTCCGGCGGCCAGCAGCAGCGGCTGTGTATTGCCCGCTCGCTGGCAGTCAACCCCGACGTGCTGTTGATGGACGAGCCCTGCTCGGCCCTCGACCCGATCGCCACCCTGCGCATCGAAGAATTGATCGAGTCGCTGCGCGAGCAGCTCACGATCATCATCGTCACCCACAACATGCAGCAGGCTGGTCGCTGTTCGCAGTACACCCTGTTTTTTAATACCGACGAGAGCCGTATCGGCCAGCTGGTCGAAGCCGGGCCGACCCGCGATATTTTCTTCTCACCCAAGGACAAGCGCACCGAAGATTACATCACCGGTCGCTTTGGCTAG
- the surE gene encoding 5'/3'-nucleotidase SurE: MRILVSNDDGILAQGIRILANTLFEAGHAVTVVCPDRERSATGHALTMHKPLRAEPFGDLFAPGLAAWAVNGTPSDSVKLGLDALLGEKPDLVISGINRGPNLGSDVLYSGTVSAAMEGAIEGLPSIAVSLAGRSHLDFLPAARFVCRLVRALSLRPLAETFLLNVNVPALPESEILGSRVCRLGMRRYRDQFIERTDPRGATYYWLAGEVIESAEAADSDVVAVREGYIAITPLKYDLTYEPGLGQLESWDLAKLLD; encoded by the coding sequence ATGCGAATCCTTGTCAGCAACGACGACGGTATTCTCGCCCAGGGCATCCGCATCCTGGCCAATACCCTTTTTGAGGCGGGACATGCAGTGACGGTGGTCTGTCCGGACCGCGAGCGCTCCGCCACCGGTCACGCCCTCACCATGCACAAACCGCTGCGCGCTGAGCCCTTCGGCGATCTTTTTGCGCCCGGTCTGGCCGCCTGGGCCGTAAACGGAACGCCTTCGGACTCAGTAAAGCTCGGGCTCGACGCTCTCCTTGGCGAGAAGCCCGATCTGGTGATCTCAGGGATCAACCGGGGGCCCAATCTTGGCTCAGACGTGCTCTATTCGGGCACCGTTTCGGCGGCGATGGAAGGGGCGATCGAAGGTTTGCCGAGCATCGCTGTCTCGCTGGCAGGGCGCAGCCACCTCGATTTTCTGCCCGCCGCCCGCTTTGTCTGCCGCCTGGTGCGCGCCCTTTCGCTGCGGCCTCTCGCCGAGACATTTTTATTGAACGTGAACGTGCCGGCGCTGCCGGAGAGCGAGATTTTAGGGAGCCGGGTCTGCAGGCTCGGGATGCGCCGCTACCGCGATCAGTTCATCGAGCGCACCGATCCGCGCGGAGCTACCTACTACTGGCTGGCCGGCGAGGTGATCGAGTCGGCGGAGGCAGCGGACAGCGACGTGGTAGCGGTGCGCGAGGGCTACATCGCGATCACCCCCCTCAAGTACGATCTGACCTACGAGCCCGGTCTTGGTCAACTTGAAAGCTGGGATCTGGCGAAGCTGCTCGATTAG
- a CDS encoding DUF883 family protein yields MVSEHNSLPQDSANGSPAPGSEEQKASVQQRIDQAIHEAARKLEQTAEQFERIGSQGSRASEYSQKVASQLRSGARLLEGTQTESLLDETRTLVRRHPMASLGVAFGVGFVVARLLRR; encoded by the coding sequence ATGGTTTCCGAGCACAACAGCCTCCCACAGGACAGCGCCAACGGCAGTCCTGCCCCAGGCTCGGAGGAGCAAAAAGCGTCGGTCCAGCAGCGCATCGACCAGGCAATCCACGAGGCGGCCCGCAAACTTGAGCAGACGGCTGAGCAGTTCGAGCGCATCGGCTCCCAGGGCAGCCGCGCCAGCGAATATTCGCAAAAAGTGGCTTCCCAGCTTCGGTCTGGAGCGCGCCTTCTTGAGGGCACCCAGACGGAGAGCCTGCTGGATGAGACCCGCACCCTGGTACGCCGCCACCCGATGGCCAGCCTGGGCGTTGCCTTTGGCGTGGGCTTCGTCGTCGCCCGGCTGCTCAGGCGCTAG